In Haliaeetus albicilla chromosome 22, bHalAlb1.1, whole genome shotgun sequence, the genomic window ccggcggcggggagggcccgtccgccggccccgcggcggACGGCGCGCTGTGGGCGGAGGTGCGGGCGCTGCTGCCCGGCGCCGAGGAGGGCCTGACTTTGGCGCTGAGCGGCGAGGTGGAGGACTGCATCCTGCCGCTGCTGCGGCGGGCCCGCGGGCTGCTCTACGGCGCGGCGGGCCagcccggcgcggcggcggcggcgctgcggcGCCTGGGCGACGTCCTGCGCGACtactcctgggagaagctgaaCGCGGGGCCGTGGCGAGAGGTTAGCAAGGCCTGGCGGCAGGTCTACGCCTACGGCTGCCTCTTCGGGGCGCTGGCCGAGGTCGCCGCCGGCCGCCCGCTGGCGCCCGCCGTCCGCCTCTGCGACATGGGGCTGCTCATGGGCGCCTCCGTCCTGGACAACGTCCTCGCCCGCCTCGTCCGCGTCCTGCAGGAGCGCCTGCCTCGCGGGAAGTGCCGCGCCGCGGCCGAGGGGAGCGCCAAGGTACCGCCCGCGGCCCTGAGGCGACCTGGCCCGCGcgtgcccccccgccccccttgCCGtcgcggccccgcccccgcgggctccccgtgacccccccccccccccccgttctaCCCCCTTCCTCTCGTTCTCCCGCCGCCGGGGGTCCCCCGgactccccccgcccccacgTCCCCGTCGCCTGTTTCCCTCACCaccgccgccccggggccggtGTTCCCTCTcgtccctcccttcccctccggGAGTGCgcggcccggcggggggggcggccgcgggggccTTCGCTAGCAGCTGTGGAAGGAGGATGTCTGTGTTCCAGAGGGTCCGGATTGACTCCCCGCCAGTGCCAGTTGTGCAGCCAGAAGATGAGCTTCCACACCTTCACTGCCCTTCGCTGGAGCATTTCAGAGACAACTACCTCATTCCACAGAAGCCTGTGGTCTTAGAGGGGATTATGGACCACTGGCAGTGTATGAAGAAGTGGAGGTGAGAACGAAGAGTTTCTGCCCTCTCCTAGTAAGGGCGAGGATTGTTTTCTGTGTCAGGTAACTTGATGCTCGGTAGAGCAGCAGAGACCTTCACAGAAGATAGGTGCCATCGGCAATGACTTTTGTTGGCAGCACCTTCCTGCTGCGGTGTTGTCTTTGCTCTGTATAAGTTGCTCCATAAATGAGGGCAGCGCATCAAACTGTCCAGAGCATTGCAAGGTAAGTGCTCCGGTGCACCTGGGAAACCCCGAGCTGGCCGGCACTGGAAGGCAGCTCGCAGCCCTGCTTCCTGGGGCCGTGCCGGGGAGCGCGCTGGCGAATTGCTGACTGACACTGTGTGTTGCTCAGCTGGAAACTAGAGACGAGCACGCATTGCTAACTGTTCTGGTGAGCTGCTCGCATCTGAAGTGGGTCTGTCTGACACAGATCAGCGATTTTTATAGCTCGGAACTTGCTGATAATTAGTGCAATGGAAGGTGGGTTTCAGAGATGCGTGAGTAAGCGTGATTGGCTTTTTCATTCACAAGTACAAGCATTGATGTTTGTTCAGTGTTGTGTTTGAGCATTGAGTTTCAGACGCTGCCGTTCAGAAGCAACTAATAACGTTGTGCTGCTTGTGTAATGTAAGCAATGGAGCCAGCATTTCCAATACTGAGAGGTGAACATTTGTGAGATAAAGCTCATGATTCCTtagtgaaggggaaaaaaccctcacgCTTAGTTTGAGCAATTGCTTTTGTTCTGCAGCCAAGGGTAAAATTGACATTAACTGAAGACACTTGTTATTTCATAggggttttattcttttttgagGGAAGGTACGCCACTGCTTAACTTTAGACCCTTAAAAAGATGAACTTCTCCATTTAGTTAATATCATCATCAGTGGAGAGATGTATACCACCCGTCAAAGTAATTCCTCTGACTTTAGCCAGAATGGATATTATTGGCGCCTGTACACAGAATTTGGCACTGACAGAGAGCTGATCTAGCATTAAtgataaaaagataaaacattttatttagcaAATGTGGCGGTAGGCAGCAAAAAGATTAGCTATCCCTAGGCAAGAGAGACCAACAGCTTAAATCTGCTCAGCTCATTAGGAAACAATAGTTAGCTGAGGTAAACAGGGGtctaaaacaaaacagacaatTGTGGCATAGTATACACACAAGCTTGACTGCGTGTTTCCTTGCTGCTTGCATccttttctgctgccttttgtctctggttggttggttttagAGAGAAGAATCTCGTGGTAGTAGAGTTTTATTACTCTAAAAGATTGATTTTGATTGATTGCCTTACATTCAAAATTAGTAAGAAGAGCAGTATAAAAGGGTAATGGAACTTTCTTTATTTCAGCGTGGACTATTTTTGTCAAGTCGCAGGGTGCCGCACAGTCCCCGTGGAATTGGGTACCCGATACACAGATGAGGAATGGTCTCAGAAGCTCATGACTGTTAGTGACTTCATCAACCAGTATATTGTGAATGAGGTCTGTTGATTCTTGGTTTTTTGCATCTCCAAATACAGCAGTGTGTTACTGGTACAGAATTTCTGCTTAGAACAAACATGCTTACAGGTGATGTCAAGGGAGAGGGGTATGCTATAAGCTCAACTCTGAATTAAAAGGTTTGACGTGTTTTCAAGACCTGAAGCTACTAATAGTTATTGCAACAATAGCTaggtttgatttttatatataatcaAATGTACAGCAGCTGGAATTTGATTAATAGATAGATAGCTTctgcagcaaaagcaggaaTGGTGGAGTCTAAGGATAAGGGATCCTCAGCCAGGAGTTTTGTTCCTCTTGATTATTAAACTGCTTAGTGAGATCTAGGATCAAGACCCAAATTCACATGCCACCaggtaaaaaaaatagaaagttgATTAGCAATTGAATGTCCTTTTACTTTCACAGGTGAGGGTCTGAAGCCCTCATTTCTGTTTCCTAGTCTTTTGTCAGGAAGGACCATGTGCCATTGCAAATTAGTCCACGGTGCAGCCTGGAACAGAATGTCAAGATACTTGCGGGGAGTGACGGTGAATTAGCCTGTGTACCAGCAGGGTCTAGCTATAAAGATGCACAGTGTTGTCACAGGATTGACAATAGAACTGTCGAGACTCCATAGGATTATAGCTAGGCTTCTTCCAGTAATCTGAGCTAGATAATTTGTTGATCATGGGGATATATCTACACTCTTAAAATTTTAGTGTAGCTCTTAAGTTACTATTTCAGAAGACCCCTTATACTAGTTAACTGTTAAAACAATTCTAGTACTATGAAATAGGACATTGGAAATGGATGTTACCTATAAGTAAATTAACTGACTGAGAAGTCTTACCCTGTAtgtcactgcattttttttctttctctgctgtaaTTTCAGAACAGTGTGGGATACCTTGCCCAGCACCAGCTTTTTGATCAGGTAAAACTGAGTCAATGTCTTTATCTTTTTGCAGTCAAGCGTTCCCTTTGTAGCACAAGTCATCTCTGAGGATGTCAACTTTACTAGATGGAAGGGCATAGGGAGAATTCACAGTATTTCTTAAGCTTCTATTCCCACGATTTGAAGGAACAGAGGGAGGGGTTTATTCCATTGGCTGAAAGGCATGGAAACAAAACCCTTTCAGGGGTGAAGATATTCAATCTTAGTGCTGTTTCGGTACAATGTAGCATATACTTATAGGGATATCGCCTGGAAAGCAGCATTTCCCCAAAGAATATGTAAGTCAGGGAAGAGATTTGGACAGGAAACAGTCTTCGGTGGTGATATGTTCACCGTATTCTGAAACGTTGTTCCAGTTAACCAGAGGTTAGGCTGCTGGGAGACCTAAAAAGGAATCTCACGGAGAAGCAAGCTCAGTGTATAAAAGCTCATCTATTCGTTTTCCATGAAGAGCAAACCTGCTTATTCTTGGGGGTTTCTCTGGTTTCTGCTAAAGCAAAGGGTCTCTGAAGAATGAGAAACCCCTTtctcccacctctccttccAGCAGAATCTGCTAGCTAGGACAGAAAGTGTGAGGACATTTCCTGCAGATTCCTAGCAgttcagctgcttctctcctgcctttgCTGGACAAGCAGgtcatttgctttctttatgtCAAGCCTTGTTCCTCTGTTCTATGAATTACATACCTTTGGCAAGTCAGCACATaccttttttaatgttttatttctttatgggAGTAGATCCCAGAACTGAAAGAGGATATCAGTATCCCTGATTACTGCTgcctgggggaaggggaagaagatgACATCACCATTAACGCTTGGTTTGGTCCAGAAGGCACTATCTCACCTCTTCATCAGGATCCCCAGCAAAATTTTTTAGCCCAGGTCTGTATTCTACTTGCTCTACACATGCCATTAATGCTATAGCTCAAAAAAATGCTTACGGTATGTAAGTGTTAGAGACAGGTAGCAGACAACTTGATGAACCATTGAAGGGTAGAGACTACGTAGGTATTATTTTGCTATTCTGTTGCATGTGTCACTACTGCAACTTTTAATGCTCAATGTAATCTTCTAGGCCACAAGCACATTTTATTagcgttatcattattagtttcttcttttctgttctattaaaccgttcttatctcaacccacgagttttacttcttttcctgattttctcccccatcccactgggtgggagcggaagtgagtgagcagctgcgtggtgcttagttgctggctggggttaaaccatgacaatgacACAGAAGTAAGAGCCAAAGGAGTATATGGAAGCTGAGCAGTCACTCTGTGTGGGTGCCTCTGCTTGCTGATGTGAACTGCACTGAAGACTCAACCTCCTTCTTCTCAGTTCTTCTAACTACTTTCTAGCTACCTAGAGCCCAAATAACATTGCATCAATTGGGTGCCTTAAACTTcgaatttaaaataatttggttaAAGGCATTTCCTGGGACTCTGAATTCTTACCTGCTCTAAGGGAACAGGTACTTGAATTCCAATAGTCTGATTTAACTTTTTACTATACCAGTCTCTGTTTATTACTAACAAAGATAACAATATTTCTTGTAATCGGGTATATTTTACTGTTAAATGCCAGCTATGGCTCACAGTTCCCAGTCATGTGCAGGTTAATGACAGATGGAAAACATTTATTGTAATGTATACAGGTATTTGGAAGAAAGTATATCTGTCTATGTTCTCCACAAGATTCAGAAAACCTGTACCCACATGAAAGCCAAATTCTTCACAACACTAGTCAGGTAAATAGTTGCCTGAAATTTTAATATCAGTAATGTTACTTTATCAAATCATATTTGAGTAAAGACATTCTACTGatgattgtttttgtttttttatagGTTGACGTGGAAGATCCTGACTTAGTTAAGTTTCCCAATTTCAGAAAGGCCACATTTCAGTCCTGTATTCTGATGCCAGGACAGGTTCTGTTTATTCCAGTTAAATATTGGCACTATGTACGATCACTTGATATCAGCTTCTCTGTCAGTTTCTGGTGGTCATAGCTCTGAAGCACGCATAAAGTCTGTGAGCTTTGTAATAggaattaaaaatcagaaaaagtaGCATCTGGTATCTTCTCACAAGAGAATTCTTTTTAAGCATGAGAATGTTCTTCCCTGTCCAGGGGTTTGaggtggattaaaaaaaaaaaacaaaaaacaccacacTCTTGCTTCAGCATGGTGAAAGAATCTGGATGGGTAAATGGAAAGAAGATGCTACAGCCACTTTATTTTTGTAGATGCTTCTAACATGAACTCCTCATAAAGAGCATCTGTTAGGCCATCATcttgtatgtgtgtgtacatcTGAAACAGCTTTATATACAGGCACTGCCAGGACTCTGCTTCAAACTGTATTTGGAACATCAGGTTGGTGTTATCTTCTACTTGGATTTAATAACAGTAAAATTTGGGAGTTATGTAAACAATGAGGGATGGTGTTACCCAAACGTTCAATATGAAAGATACTAATCTCCTATATGGAGAAAGTTACTGGTGTTAAGGCCTAGGAACGTAATTGTAGTTAATCCATAGTTTAATTGCAGTTAAATAAACTGAAGCTTAATCATACTTTGATTAACCATGAGCTGAACTGCTGATACTCTGCCTTGTGCAGCGTCACACATTTCTACCAAGGAAAAGATATGCTACCATTCCATTCTGGTACCTGGCAGTATCTagtccttgtctttttttcaagtcactcttaaaggaaaaagcatCCTTACATAAAACTGGCAAGGGAAGTGCTAACACTAAAAACTAAAAGAATCTGAagatggtaatttttttcaccACTTTGCAGGCAGAAGCTGGCATTGCCCCAAAAGTCTTGTCCTACTCCTTCCCAATCATTTTGACTATGGGaatatttctgctcttcttgAACACAGCTGCTCGTGACCTGGCCTTATGTCAGATGAACTCTTCTGTGTCTAAGAAGGGacaaaaaccaagcaaaagTGCTAACTGAAAGTGTTCAGACTCTAGCCCTAGATCAGATATTCAGCCAGCTGCCTCAGTGAGGAGACCTCAAGCACTGCATGGATTTTTCACTTACTTGAAGCCctgttgcattttcatttgtgtAACTGAAACTGTATGAATAGGGAACACTGTCGCTGAGAAAGGCTTCTGCTAATATCTGTCCTGCATAGATCAGCTTGCAGGACTGACTAAAAACATTTGCATCTTTCATTCCCAAACATGCACTGAGAGTCAGAACCCAAGAATATGGAGAACTACATAAACAAAGCAGCCTCCAAGAAAGCTGTGCAGGCATAACTGTGAAGGAGGAGAACAGGAAggtcaatgattttttttgtaagattCTTTCATTCAGGATGTTGGTTTTATTGTAAAATCCttaaaacttcaggaaaaaataagtacACTGAACAATGCACTGTTACTACAGTCCAGCTATTCTGCAAGtgggaaaaaagttttcactgaaaGCGAGTTTTACTAGCATCGTCTAGTGCCAAGAATGaagctcctctctgctctccctgTTTTTGATGGTGACTGGGAGTCTATCCGATTTATAcctgtaaacaaaacaaaaggaaggttGATGAATGACACAAAACAAGGATGATATTGTATAACctccagatttttaaaatgctttatataTTCCTATGTTCCTGTTCAGAATGTCCAATTTCCCTGGCTAAATAGAGAAGTTCCAAAGAGATTGTGCTCCTCTTGGAAACTCGGTATTTGCAGAAGTTTCAGTGTCACATGTTCTGTCTGTCCCCTACCTGCCCCACCCCATCCCCTGCAACACACTTTAATGATGTTAGAAACAATCTGCACAGGATCTGCTAGTGACCATAAGGCATAATCCTTCCACTTTCAGGGCTCAAGTGTTGCCCATGAATGGTTTACTGTCTGAAACATACAACTGAAGTCAGAAATAACTGATATTCAGCTACAGTTATAAATAATACAGGCAGTGCCACTGAATATCAGTCCATTTTCCAGTATTATTacactcaattttttttttttttttaataggttgCTTGGTACCTGGAATGTCACAAGACCAGAAATCGTTACACTGCGGACAGCGTGGTTCAGTCTGAGCTCTGAAGTATTTTCTGACACAAGGTAAATGCATTCCAATTCCACAGGATTCACATACTTGGCTCTGAAATCAGAAGTGttgataaaaaaaaacacctttctAACCTGTCCTTCAGCTTAACGTAAAGTTGTTACAAAGGGCAGCAGATGTGCAGTGCTTTATTCCAAAGAATGGTTCACACAGTACAGTTGGTGGATACTCAAGTGAAAGGTAGTAAATGATAAAAGGAGGCATTTTCCTGGAAGCTAGGAAATACTATTTCCCTATAAGGACAAAATTTACCTTGAAAGACAAACAACACTGAGCTATTTGGGTGCAATAAAGGAAACCAATTGGGATGGAAAAGGTAACATGGAAGTATGTTAGTTGGGAAGATGAGAAGATGCAGGGTCAAGGAGCAAGAGAATGCTGTAGTTTTGGAATAGGAGTTCAGGCTGTAACCACTTATGCAAGACGAAACTGGTAACTTACCAGCTGTCAAAATACAGTGCTTTAGAATGCTATATATAAGCATACATGTTCATTCTGAAGTCAAAGACACAAGGAATTCCTGAACCAAAATTCCAGGACCAAAGATGAATGTGTGTCACATGAAGACTGTTGTTTGTAAGGTCCAAATGTAAGATAGCTAACTCTTATGCCTATTTAAGGATAAGGGGTTCATCTCTAGCCTGCTGGCTTTGGAAAGCAAGACAGCACAATCATGCTCCTCATTGGGTGAGTTTGCTTTCTCCAAGTTTATACTTGGAGATACTGCTCCAAGacaagtttttttttccaaagacagaagataaaatacctacactggaagaaaaaaaaaaagggggggggggggagcggaggcATGTTTATATACATGGGCACCATTACCAGATTACAAGACCAGAATTTTTCAGTGCCTGCCTAATTACTCAGAGTAAAGTATCACAAACTTCAGCTATGACCACATAAGAACATTGGCAGATACCTACTGAGgtaataaaacaaatgttacCTGGATGGCAAGGCTGTGACAGATGTTACACTTCCTTGCCACATCTTGGTAGTTGCTGAGAATGTATTGTTCCATCTCAATTATGCAGCGAGTATGCAGAGTATATTCTCCATTTCTCTAAGGAAACAAGTGGCAAGACTTAATTAAATTCCTTTTAGCTTTTTTGACTTTTCTAACCACCTGCTAGCAACCATTTGACATCCACTTTTTTCTGCCATCATGAAACTAACATGCTGACGCCGATATaatgcaaaactgaaatacttttgaAGTAGCAGAATTCACTTGTTTAGAAGATGAGAATCAAGATCTCACACCTTTAAGAGGTCTAGTCCTTAGAAGGTACAGATGAGCAAGCATGCTGTCCTTAAAGACATGCAGTTTTGGGACCCTCCATTTGCACATTAGCAGAAATTCCACTGGCTTTCAGCAAAATCTAGGCATTTACTGCTTGAGGTATCTTTGAAAATTTCTGTTAAATCACTCTAATGTAAGTAAACATGCGGCAGCAGGTTGGAGTTCTATGATGCAACGAATCCTGGAGAAAAGGGATTGAGGTCTCGCTTCTCTTGGCAAGCAACTGCAGTGTCCATGCAGCAAGCTAGTCTCAATTTCTCCCTCGTGAAGTAAAGGAGATTTAAAAACGTGCACAGTGGCCCATGCATTTCTGGTACAGGAGTTTTCAACATGTTTGCCCTCGCTGCTTTCCAGGATATTCTAAATGTAACTAACAGCACTGATCGCCCTACAGCTCTTGTTCCAAGTTTAAGTATGCCATGCTGTTGTGTACAAAGGATGTCTGTACGTTGCAGTGCAGGGCTGTACACACATACCCACCTAGCTCAGGTACAAGAAACTGAAACCACATTGACCTGTATAGACCTACCCAAGGACTTTTTCCTTGTAAATGTACTACCTCTTCTGCAAAAATCACTGCAGCAGCAATAAGCACAGGCCCCACAAAACCATTTTTGCCATCATTCATTAAAGAACAGCTCCGGTTTCAGCCATCACATCCATAACAAAATAACAGCTGGACCTATTAAAATATGAACACTTGAAAAGACAGAGCAGTTACCTCAGAGAGCCACTTATCCTCCACAAAAACTTTCAGCACTTGTTCcgcttcctttttcttcattttctttgtcttcagtTGGTCAGTCAAGTTTAAAATATCTGTAGAAGAGGCAAAGCCATTTTCTGATAAGATGATTAGGTCCATctacagaaagaaacattttcaactATTAAAAAACCCATGCTATTAGATAGACACATCTTATAGTACAGTGCAGCTTTTTTACCATCCATACATATGAGATATACTACAGTATATGGCTTGAACCAGGATTGTAGAACAAAGGCCAAAAGCTGAAACAGTCATTGTTAGCTTGACAGTTTTAATCTTTGCCAAGAAAACAATTCCACAAATAGAACTGAACAGTGCTGCCTAAATGAAGCTGCATTCAGGGGCCCTTGAGCATACTCAGGGGTGACAGTTGTGTTGCTTTTTACCTGCTTTTTGTCAAGGTTCTTTTGAGGAAAAATCTCTGACTACTGAAGTAAGTTTGTCCACTGTGGAGTCATTAGTACTGCGGAACCTACCTGGCACTTGAAGGTTGTAGCAATCAC contains:
- the NSMCE1 gene encoding non-structural maintenance of chromosomes element 1 homolog isoform X2, whose translation is MAAQMTDAHRRFLQVLMSHGIMEGSEARKLHRRCCEIHKVYYAHDKLDDFISTINSHLQPLFMQIRKGMSEGDGRAHYALVNLAETEITKMASDYTENELELFRKTMDLIILSENGFASSTDILNLTDQLKTKKMKKKEAEQVLKVFVEDKWLSERNGEYTLHTRCIIEMEQYILSNYQDVARKCNICHSLAIQSQVCESCGIGMHLPCVRKYFRAQTEPRCPQCNDFWSCDIPGINRIDSQSPSKTGRAERSFILGTRRC
- the KDM8 gene encoding bifunctional peptidase and arginyl-hydroxylase JMJD5; its protein translation is MAAPGGGEGPSAGPAADGALWAEVRALLPGAEEGLTLALSGEVEDCILPLLRRARGLLYGAAGQPGAAAAALRRLGDVLRDYSWEKLNAGPWREVSKAWRQVYAYGCLFGALAEVAAGRPLAPAVRLCDMGLLMGASVLDNVLARLVRVLQERLPRGKCRAAAEGSAKRVRIDSPPVPVVQPEDELPHLHCPSLEHFRDNYLIPQKPVVLEGIMDHWQCMKKWSVDYFCQVAGCRTVPVELGTRYTDEEWSQKLMTVSDFINQYIVNENSVGYLAQHQLFDQIPELKEDISIPDYCCLGEGEEDDITINAWFGPEGTISPLHQDPQQNFLAQVFGRKYICLCSPQDSENLYPHESQILHNTSQVDVEDPDLVKFPNFRKATFQSCILMPGQVLFIPVKYWHYVRSLDISFSVSFWWS